One Bradyrhizobium zhanjiangense DNA segment encodes these proteins:
- a CDS encoding transcriptional regulator domain-containing protein, whose protein sequence is MPDTDWRSEEAYSGLKKADAADLAWEWLRRDRDYQEDYKRLSRRERSSAAAGQFRRKWGLSFSC, encoded by the coding sequence ATGCCGGATACTGATTGGAGATCTGAGGAAGCGTACAGCGGCCTGAAGAAGGCGGATGCTGCCGACCTGGCCTGGGAGTGGCTGCGCCGGGATCGCGACTACCAAGAGGATTATAAGCGGCTATCTCGCCGCGAACGTTCAAGCGCAGCGGCGGGCCAGTTCCGACGCAAGTGGGGGCTCTCGTTTTCCTGCTGA
- a CDS encoding DUF2285 domain-containing protein, whose translation MLPTILSVRAANCIAPKSYQLDFDHLPGGELRRAPDGWHAIVPLGGTKHRLWLRELPASGYAVVVDLPLDADFELRLGAARRFWLALERRTLGVPPLALPALKQRRLILALRAVDGWLEGNSYRQIAQGLFGSHRIAQRAWKTDDLRSRTIRLVKLGRRLMRLRWRALLDKRRGRDDK comes from the coding sequence GTGCTGCCGACCATACTGTCTGTGCGGGCGGCCAACTGCATTGCGCCCAAAAGCTATCAGCTCGATTTCGACCATTTGCCCGGTGGCGAGCTTCGCCGTGCGCCGGATGGATGGCATGCGATCGTGCCGCTCGGGGGCACGAAGCATCGCCTATGGCTAAGAGAGCTTCCGGCGAGCGGATATGCTGTCGTCGTTGATCTGCCGCTCGACGCCGATTTCGAGCTTCGCTTGGGGGCCGCACGTCGATTTTGGCTCGCCCTTGAGCGTCGGACGCTCGGAGTGCCTCCTCTTGCTTTGCCTGCTTTGAAGCAGCGTCGGCTAATCCTTGCGCTTCGCGCAGTGGATGGATGGCTGGAAGGAAATAGCTACCGCCAAATCGCGCAAGGCCTGTTTGGAAGTCATCGTATCGCCCAGCGCGCTTGGAAAACAGACGATTTGCGCAGCCGAACCATTCGACTTGTTAAGCTGGGACGGCGCCTCATGCGCCTTCGCTGGCGAGCATTGCTCGACAAACGCAGGGGCAGGGATGACAAGTAA